A section of the Candidatus Zixiibacteriota bacterium genome encodes:
- a CDS encoding trimethylamine methyltransferase family protein, protein MNRRPKLELLDRKRIEQIIDEALELLSKVGVFVENKEGLKLLDEAGAKIDKKKKRVHIKSELVQRCLKSAPKEIKVYDRVGRLALDLKGYNIHFDPGSAALWIYDLKKDKIREPITSDLIGFAQLTDGLKYLKAQSTALIPSDVPKEIADRYRLFISLLYSSKPVVTGTFVKEGFEVMRDMLVSIRGSDDKLKKKPLAIFDCCPSPPLKWSDLTCQNLIDCAKSGIPAELVSMPLTGATAPVTLAGALIQHTAENLSGIVIHQLAQKGSPIIYGGSPACFDMRTGTTPMGAIETMMIDSSYNQIGKYFGLPTHAYMGLSDSKTLDYQSGLESGIGAILAGLSGINVISGPGMLDFESCQSMEKLVIDNEICGMAYRLIEGIAFRKETPFLELFKEEYLEKGFLTSPHTLKWFKEEVFFPSQVIDRFNLGEWLKKGKKTAVWRANELIEKIISSKSFDELPTEKKNELFKIIQGDAKKYGFDQELKKRFENLLK, encoded by the coding sequence TTGAATAGACGCCCAAAATTGGAGCTTCTGGATAGGAAAAGAATTGAACAGATAATAGATGAAGCTTTAGAACTTCTTTCAAAAGTCGGGGTATTTGTAGAGAATAAAGAGGGGTTAAAACTTTTAGATGAAGCTGGAGCTAAAATAGACAAGAAGAAAAAAAGAGTCCATATAAAAAGTGAACTGGTGCAGAGGTGTTTGAAATCTGCACCAAAAGAGATAAAGGTATACGACCGGGTAGGAAGATTAGCTTTGGACCTGAAAGGGTACAATATACATTTCGACCCGGGCTCTGCGGCTTTATGGATTTACGACTTGAAGAAAGATAAAATCAGGGAACCGATCACTTCTGACCTGATCGGGTTTGCCCAGCTTACCGATGGATTAAAATACCTGAAAGCTCAGAGCACTGCCCTGATTCCTTCGGATGTTCCCAAGGAGATAGCAGATAGATATCGGCTTTTCATTTCGCTTTTGTATTCTTCAAAACCGGTGGTTACCGGAACATTTGTCAAGGAGGGTTTTGAAGTGATGAGGGATATGCTGGTGAGCATTAGAGGTAGTGATGATAAGTTAAAAAAGAAACCGTTAGCCATTTTTGATTGCTGTCCTTCACCACCCCTGAAATGGAGTGACCTAACCTGCCAGAACTTAATCGATTGTGCTAAAAGCGGAATCCCGGCTGAACTGGTCTCGATGCCATTGACAGGAGCGACTGCACCGGTGACCTTAGCTGGAGCATTAATCCAGCATACTGCGGAGAACCTGAGCGGGATTGTTATCCATCAGCTTGCCCAAAAAGGCTCACCCATCATCTATGGAGGCTCTCCTGCATGCTTTGATATGAGGACCGGCACAACTCCAATGGGCGCAATCGAGACTATGATGATAGATTCGTCTTACAATCAGATCGGCAAATATTTTGGCCTGCCCACGCATGCCTATATGGGCTTAAGCGATTCCAAGACCCTGGATTATCAATCCGGGTTAGAATCAGGGATCGGAGCGATTTTAGCAGGTCTGTCCGGAATAAACGTCATCTCCGGACCAGGCATGCTTGATTTTGAAAGCTGTCAGAGTATGGAGAAACTGGTGATCGATAATGAGATCTGCGGAATGGCATACCGTTTGATTGAAGGGATTGCTTTTAGAAAGGAAACTCCTTTTTTGGAATTATTCAAAGAGGAGTATCTGGAAAAAGGTTTTTTAACTTCTCCTCATACCCTAAAATGGTTCAAAGAAGAAGTCTTTTTCCCCAGCCAGGTGATCGACAGATTTAATTTAGGTGAGTGGTTAAAGAAAGGCAAAAAGACGGCAGTATGGAGAGCTAATGAGTTGATTGAAAAAATAATTTCTTCAAAAAGCTTTGATGAACTCCCCACAGAAAAGAAGAATGAGCTTTTTAAGATCATCCAAGGTGACGCAAAGAAATATGGATTTGATCAGGAATTGAAAAAGAGATTTGAGAATCTGTTAAAATAA
- a CDS encoding tetratricopeptide repeat protein has protein sequence MPKLFRFCAILFFLLFFSCAERTILIERPSPAPPAPPAKNYGQEVASGKHLVNGKKFYNQGKYAKAMQEFNKAVESDPQNREAHYYLGLCYQKLEYYKESIPEFRLSSEGEGRDNLFISRVRFSLAYSLEKIEALEESEAQYQLAYSLDPQNKSAYKGMERIKEKRGKHSKIKIKEE, from the coding sequence ATGCCAAAGCTTTTCAGGTTTTGCGCGATTTTATTTTTCCTGTTGTTCTTTAGCTGTGCAGAAAGGACTATTTTAATCGAAAGACCCAGCCCGGCTCCACCTGCGCCACCAGCTAAAAACTATGGTCAGGAGGTTGCCTCAGGAAAGCATCTTGTAAATGGTAAGAAATTCTATAACCAGGGCAAGTATGCCAAGGCTATGCAGGAGTTCAATAAGGCAGTGGAATCAGATCCTCAGAATCGAGAGGCTCATTATTATCTTGGTCTCTGTTACCAGAAATTAGAGTATTATAAGGAATCGATTCCGGAGTTCAGGCTTTCTTCAGAGGGGGAGGGCAGGGACAATCTGTTTATCTCCAGGGTGAGATTCTCTCTGGCATACTCCTTGGAGAAGATCGAGGCTTTGGAGGAATCTGAGGCACAGTACCAACTGGCTTATTCCCTGGACCCGCAAAATAAGTCGGCTTATAAGGGAATGGAAAGGATTAAGGAAAAAAGGGGAAAACATTCCAAGATAAAGATAAAAGAGGAATAG